In the genome of Luteitalea pratensis, the window CCACTTGGCCAGCACGACCTTCTGCTGGTTGCCGCCGCTGAGGCTGTCGGGCGGCACGTCGATGGAGGCCGCCTTGATGCCCCAGCGCGTAAGCAGGGCCTCGCACTCACCGCGTTCACGCCCGAGCTGGCGCATCCAACCGTTCCGTGCCGCTTCCCTCGCCAGCAGCAGGTTCTCGCTGATCGGCAGGTTGAAGAAGAGCCCCTGCGACTGACGCATCTCGGGCTGCAGCACGACGCCACGACGGATCGCGTCGGCAGGCGCATGCGGCGCGAACGACTCGCCATCGACGCGCATCGTCCCCTCGTCGGGACGATGCAGGCCGAAGATGGTCTCGACGACCTCGGTGCGGCCGGCGCCGATGAGTCCGAACAGCCCGACGATCTCGCCCTCGCGAACCTGCACGTCGACGCCACGGAAATGGGGATGTCGAGCGAGTCCACGCACGTCGAGGCGCACCGCCTCGCCAACCTTGCCCTGACCGTGGCCCGTCTCGAGATCGCGCCCGACCATCGCGCGGACGATGTCGTGCGCCGACTTGCCCTCGAGCGGCCAGGTCCCGACGTGCTGGCCATCGCGAAGCACCGATACGGTGCGACACAGGCGGAACACTTCGGGAATGCGATGCGACACGTAGATGAGGGTGACACCGCGGCTGCGGAGCAGCTCGAGAACGGCGAAGAGGTGGTCCACCTCGGAGTCGGTGAGGGAGGTGGTCGGCTCGTCCAGGATGAGGACCTCGCAGTGGAACGCGAGCGCCCGCGCGACCTGAAGCAGTTGTTGTTGCGCCGCGCTGAGGCGCGACACCATCGTCGCGGGATCCACGTCGAGGTGCAGTTGTGCGAGCAGTTCAGCGGACCGCGCATGCATGGCCCGGCGATCGACGAACCAGCCACGGCGTACCTCGTGACCCGCGAAGATGTTCTCGGCGACGTCGAGATTCGGGAAGAGCAGCGTTTCCTGGTGGACCAGGCCGATACCGGCAGCCAGCGCAGCGCGCGGCGCAACAAGGTCCAACACCTGCCCCTTGTACAACAGGCGCCCGGAGTCGGGCCGGTGGATGCCGGCCGCGATCTTCATGAGGGTGCTCTTGCCGGCGCCGTTCTCACCCATCAGGGCGTGCGCATCCCCGGGCGCCACCGACAGGGTCACGCCGCGCAAGGCCTTCACGCCACCGAAGGCCTTGCTCACGTCCTCGAATGCCAGCGCACTCATGAGGTCGGGCATCGTATCAGGACTGAGGACGGAGGAGGGAGGAGGGAGGAGGGAGGAGGGAGGAGGGAGGATAGGACGGAGGACCGAGGACAGAGGACAGGCGGCTGAACGCAGGCCGAAGGCCGATTGACGAAGGCCGACGACGGGGCCCCTATTGGCC includes:
- a CDS encoding sugar ABC transporter ATP-binding protein — its product is MSALAFEDVSKAFGGVKALRGVTLSVAPGDAHALMGENGAGKSTLMKIAAGIHRPDSGRLLYKGQVLDLVAPRAALAAGIGLVHQETLLFPNLDVAENIFAGHEVRRGWFVDRRAMHARSAELLAQLHLDVDPATMVSRLSAAQQQLLQVARALAFHCEVLILDEPTTSLTDSEVDHLFAVLELLRSRGVTLIYVSHRIPEVFRLCRTVSVLRDGQHVGTWPLEGKSAHDIVRAMVGRDLETGHGQGKVGEAVRLDVRGLARHPHFRGVDVQVREGEIVGLFGLIGAGRTEVVETIFGLHRPDEGTMRVDGESFAPHAPADAIRRGVVLQPEMRQSQGLFFNLPISENLLLAREAARNGWMRQLGRERGECEALLTRWGIKAASIDVPPDSLSGGNQQKVVLAKWLATAPRVLLLDEPTKGVDVGAKHDIHHLIRQEAALGMGCLVVSSDLPELLALADRIVVLKQGRVQGEVPRGATEEDVMQLATRAEETDAA